In the genome of Pseudomonas sp. LBUM920, one region contains:
- a CDS encoding lytic polysaccharide monooxygenase auxiliary activity family 9 protein, which translates to MNQPQTQTPLRHGRVTSPSSRGAVAVDLGLLATWQVNEMEGGKNFPALIAGPFPAPYQTDSDSVTPPADGFILSGGKTDARDCVNFTNEEMAKKLNRAFTWPLLNVDPGQTFKVTWEYTAPHTTRGYRWLITKDGWDPKQRITRAQLETQPFAEDFYTQVPYFSHAGELKAKVNHEVKLPANKKGKHVIVLMWIVANTGNAFYQAFDVDFK; encoded by the coding sequence ATGAACCAACCACAAACCCAGACACCTCTTCGTCATGGTCGTGTCACGTCCCCTTCCAGCCGTGGCGCCGTCGCCGTGGATCTCGGCCTGCTGGCTACCTGGCAGGTCAATGAAATGGAAGGCGGCAAGAACTTTCCGGCACTGATTGCCGGTCCGTTCCCGGCGCCTTATCAAACCGACAGTGACAGCGTCACCCCACCAGCCGACGGCTTCATCCTCAGCGGCGGCAAGACCGATGCGCGTGACTGCGTCAACTTCACCAACGAGGAAATGGCCAAGAAACTCAACCGCGCCTTCACCTGGCCGCTGCTCAATGTCGACCCGGGTCAGACCTTCAAGGTCACCTGGGAATACACCGCGCCGCACACTACCCGTGGCTATCGCTGGCTGATCACCAAGGATGGCTGGGATCCGAAACAGCGCATCACCCGCGCACAACTGGAAACCCAGCCGTTCGCCGAAGACTTCTATACCCAGGTGCCGTACTTCAGCCATGCAGGTGAACTGAAGGCCAAGGTCAATCACGAAGTGAAACTGCCGGCCAACAAAAAGGGCAAGCATGTGATCGTGTTGATGTGGATCGTCGCCAACACCGGCAACGCGTTTTATCAAGCCTTCGACGTGGACTTCAAATAA